CACCGCGAGCAGCACCACCGGCAGCAGGGCGGACAGGAGCAGATACGCCCGGTGGTAGCTCGCCACGCCGGCGCCGACTCCGGCCGTCAGGTCGGCCAGCACCAGGGAGCGGACGTACCGCTTCTCCCACCGCTGCCGCCGGGACAGCACCGCGTGCCGGCCCCGGGGCCGGATGAACGGCCGGGTGGCCGCGGACCGGTTGCGCCGCTCGGACCAGTGCCGGTCCATCGCCTGATTGCGCTCCCGGCCGGCCGCGCCGGGCACCGACGCGCCGGACGGCGGCGGGCTCAGCGGCGCCACCGGCACCGGGATCCGCGCGTTGCGGCCGGAGGTGTGCCGCAGCGGTGGCTGCTGCGGGCCCTGATTGACCGGGGACTCGGCCCGGATGGCCGGTAGATCGAGGGTGGGCTCGGTCAACGCGTCCAAACGGCTTTCGGACACGTCCTGCGACATCCCACGAACCCCCCGTCACGTCGGCGGCGCGCCGGGAAGCGGGCGCCTGTGGTGACCAACGGACGGACGGCGGAGCCGTCACGGCATGACTAGGCGTACAAATCGACCCAAACGGTCATGCCATTCCAGCCCGGACCATCAGCTTCCGTGGTATTTGTTCTGTGCCCACTCGACACCCTCGAGCACGATCGCCTCCACCACGTCGGCCGCCCGGTCCACCAGGAAGTCCAGCTCCTTGCGCTCCGCCGAGGAGAAGTCGGCGAGCACGTAATCCGCCGGATCCTGCCGTCCCGGAGGCCGTCCGATGCCGAAACGCACCCGCGCGTAGTCCTTGCTCGCCAGCGACTTCGACATCGAGCGCAGCCCGTTGTGGCCACCCTCGCCGCCGCCGCGCTTCGCCCGAACCTGACCGAACGGCACATCCAGCTCATCATGCACCGCGATCACATGAGCCACTGGCACTTTGAAGAACTGTGCCAGCGACACCACCGGGGCACCGGACAGGTTCATGTAGGTCAGCGGCTTCACCAGCACCAGCTTCGGGCCACCGAAACCCAACCGGCCCTCGCCCGCCTCGGCCTGCGCGCGCTTGGCCCGGCCGAGCTTCGTCCCGAGCCGGGACGCCAGCAGATCGGCCACCATGAAGCCCACGTTGTGCCGGTTGCCGGCGTACTCCCGGCCCGGGTTACCCAGGCCCACCACCAGCCACGGCGCGTCGTCCGACACCCCAACCGCCTTCCGGATGCACATCAGGGAAAGTGCCGGCCGGCACTTTCCCTGATGACTGGTTTACCGCGTTGCCTCGACGCCCGCGAGCGCCGGAATTACTCCGCCGCGGCGGCCTCGGCGGCCTCCGCGTCAGCGGCGTCCTCCTCGGCCGTCTGGACGCTCTGCGCGGCGTTGATGATCGCCAGCACGGTGTCCGCGTCGACAGCGAGCTCCACGCCCTGCGGCAGCTGCACGTCGCCGGCGGTCAGCTGGGTGCCCGCCTCGAGGCCGGCGATCGGCAGCTCCAGCTCGGCCGGGAGGTGCAGCGCCTCGGCGACCACCGCGACGGTGTTCGACTCGTGCACGATCAGGGTGTTCTTCGCGGCCTCGCCGACCAGGGTGACCGGGATGTCCACCTGGACCTTCTCGCCACGCTTCACGATCAGCAGGTCGATGTGCTCGTAGGTGTCCTTGATCGGGTCACGCTGGATCGCCTTCGGCAGGGCCAGGGTGGCGCCCGGGTTGCCGGCGATGTCGATGGTGAAAATCTGGTTCATGCCGCCGTGCCGGATGGCAGCGGCGAACTCACGGGCCGGCAGCGCGATGTGCTGCGGCGCCTCGCCGTGCCCGTACAGCACGGCCGGCACCAAACCAGCCCGGCGCGTGCGGCGGGCACCACCCTTGCCGAACTCGGTGCGGGGCTCGGCGCTGATCTTTACCTCGGACACGGGGAAACTCCTGAAACTCTTCGATGCGGGCTGCGGCTAAGTCTGCGGCTGCGGTATTCCGGCAGTGCTTCAGTGGTGATCTGCGACGGCTCGAAGCCGACGCCGCGCTGCCGGGCAAGGGGGCGCGCTGGGCACAGGCCCGGAGCACCGCGTCGATCACGGAGCCTCGAGCGGACTGCGAACCTCAGCAGACCGCGGGGCACCCTCGCCGTGGCAACCGCACTAGCTTACCTGCTTCGAACCGGCAGAAATCAGCGGGTCGGGCGTGCCGGTGACGCACGCGAAAAAAGTGACCCGGGAAACGGAGAGCGCCCACCACCGGCGACAGCCGGCGGCGGGCGCTCTCACCCCTCGTGAATCAGCTCAAACCGCCGAACAACGTGGTCACCGACCCGTCGTCGAACACCTCGCGAATCGCCCGCGCCAGCAGCGGGGCGATGGACAACACAGTGATCTTGTCGAGCCGCTTCTCCGGGGCCAGCGGCAACGTGTTCGTCACCACCAGCTCGGAGATCCGGCTGTTCTTCAGCCGCTCGGTCGCCGGGTCGGAGAGCAGCGCGTGCGTGGAGGCCACGATCACGTCCGCGGCGCCCTCGTCGAACAGGATGTCGGCGGCCTTCGCGATGGTGCCACCGGTGTCGATCATGTCGTCGACGATCAGGCACACCCGGCCCTCGACCTCACCCACCACGCGGTTCGCCACCACCTGGTTCGGCTTCAGCGGGTCGCGGGTCTTGTGGATGAACGCCAGCGGGCAGCCGCCCAGCCGGTCCGTCCACCGCTCGGCCACCCGGACCCGGCCGGAGTCCGGCGCGACCACCGTCATCGGGCGGCCGGCGAACTTCTTCTCCACGTACTCGGCGAGGATGTCCATCGCGAACAGGTGGTCCACCGGGCCGTCGAAGAAGCCCTGGATCTGCGCGGTGTGCAGGTCGACGGTGAGGATCCGGTTGGCGCCCGCGGTCTTCAGCAGGTCGGCGACCAGCCGGGCGGAGATCGGCTCGCGGCCGCGGTGCTTCTTGTCCTGCCGCGAGTACGGGTAGAACGGCAGCACCACGGTGATCCGCTTGGCCGAGCCACGCTTCAGCGCGTCGATCATGATGAGCGTTTCCATCACCCAGCGGTTCACCCCCTCGGTGACCGACTGCACCACGAAGGCGTCCGAGCCGCGCACCGACTCCTTGAACCGAACGAAAAGTTCACCGTTGGCGAACTCGTAGGAGTCCGACGGCGTCGGCGCCACGCCGAGCACCTGACCGATCTCCTCGGCCAGCTCCGGGAAGCCCTGGCCGGAAAAGAGCATCAAACTCTTACGGTTCTCCGCGACGATGCTGCCCATCGGATCGCTGCTCCCGTGGATTAGGGGGTGGGGTTCCCGTGAAGTATCCCTGCCGGACACGTAACCGCCATGTTTCCAGGGCACTACGTGGGATGCCTCACCCCCGCTGGATTAGTCCTGATCAGGGGTGATATCCGCGGCCCGCTCGGCCGCCTCGGCGGACACCGTGCCGGGCCGCTTCATCGCCACCCAGCCCTCGATGTTGCGCTGCTGCGCGCGGGTCACCCCGAGGTGGCCCGCGGGGACGTCCTTGACCACCGCGGAACCGGCCGCCACGTAGGCGCCCGGCCCGATCTCCACCGGCGCGATGAGCACCGAGTCGGATCCGACGAACGCCGCCTCGCCGACCACGGTGCGGCTCTTCCGCACCCCGTCGTAGTTGGCGAAGATGGTGCCGGCGCCGATGTTCGCCTTCGCGCCGATCTCGGCGTCGCCCACGTAGGACAGGTGCGGCACCTTGGCACCCTCGCCCAGCACCGCGTTCTTGGTCTCCACGAAGCCGCCGACCTTGGCCTTGCGGGCCAGCCGGGTGCCCGGGCGCAGGTAGGAGAACGGGCCGACGGAGGCGTCCGGGCCGATCTCGGCGCCGATCGCGTGGGTCCGCAGCACCGTCGCGCCCTCGGCCACCACGGTGTCCACCAGAGTGGAGTCCGGGCCGACCACGGCGCCCGTCGCGACCGACGAGGTGCCCAGGATCTGGCAGTTCTGGTCGACCACGGCGTCCGGCTCCAGGGTGGCCGTCACGTCGATCCAGGTGGTCGCCGGGTCCAGCAGCAGCACCCCGGAGCGCATCCAGGCGTCGTTCACCCGGTCACGCATCAGCACCCGCAGCCGGGACAGCTCGGCGCGGTCGTTGCAGCCCAGCGTCTCGTGGGCGAACTCGGCGACCTCGATCGCCACCGGCTGGCCCTGGCCCGCCAGGATCGCGAAGACGTCGGTCAGGTACTCCTCGCCCTGCGCGTTGTCGGTGGAGAGCTTGCCCAGCGCCTCGCGCAGCAGCGCCGCGTCGAACGCGTAGATCCCCGAGTTGATCTCCCGGATCGCCAGCTCGGCGGCCGACGCGTCCTTGGCCTCGACGATCCGCTCCAGGTTGCCGGCCGCGTCCCGGACGATCCGGCCCAGCCCGCCCGGCACCGCCACCTCGGCGCTCAGCACGGTCGCCGCCGCGCCGGTGCGCTCGTGCGTGGCCAGCAGCGCCTCGACCGTCTCCGGGCGCAGCAGCGGCACGTCGCCGCTGAGCACCACGACGGTGCCGGTCAGCTCGGGCGCGGCATCCAGCGCGATGCGCACCGCGTGGCCGGTGCCGTTCTGCTCGGCCTGCAGCACCGGGGTGGCCGCCGGCGCGGCCTCGGCCAGGAACGCGCCCACCTGGTCGGCCTTGTGCCCGACCACCACCAGGGTGCGGTCCGTCTTGATCGCCGCGGAGACGGCCAGCACGTGGCCGAGCAGGGTGCGCCCGAGCAGCGGCTGCAGGACCTTGGGCGTCGCGGACTTCATCCGCTTGCCCTCCCCCGCGGCGAGGACGACAACGGTACGGCTGGGGGCCTGGCTCACGCGGCAACTCCATCGTTCGCAGTGGCATCTTGTCGACGGCCGCGCACGGCTCGGCGCGGCCCGCCCGATGAGCCACCGAACGGGCGACTCATACCACAGAAGTTGCTCGGCCGCCAGGACTCGAACCCGGAAAACTAGGACCAAAACCTAGGGTGTTGCCAATTACACCACGGCCGAATGTTGCTGAGCACAGCCTAGCGAACCGCGGCGCTCTCTGAGAAAGCGGACGATGCCCGACGGGTGATGGCCCGGCCCGCTGGCAGGATGGCGAGGTGACCGAGGAGACCAAGCGCCGGCAGCGGATGTCCGGCGCCCAGCGCCGCGAGCAGCTGATCACGATCGGCCGGCAGCTCTTCGCCGAGCGCGGTTTCGACGGCACCAGCGTCGAGGAGGTCGCGGCCCGCGCCAAAGTGTCGAAACCGGTGATCTACGAGCACTTCGGTGGCAAGGAAGGCCTGTACGCGGTGGTCGTCGACCGCGAGGTGCGGGCCCTGCTGGAGCGGATCACCGCCGCGCTGACCGCCGGGCACCCCCGGGAACTGCTGGAGCAGGCCGCGCTGGCGCTGCTGGACTACATCGAGGAGGAGCCGCACGGCTTCCAGGTGCTGACCGCGCGGCAGGCGCCGGTGCTGGCCCCGGCCGGCACGTTCTCCAGCGTGATGAACGACGTGGCGCACCAGGTCGAGCACATCCTGGGCGCCGAGTTCACCCGCCGCGGCCTGGACCCGAGGCTCGCCGAGCTCTACTCGCAGGCGCTGGTCGGGATGGTGGCGCTGGTCGGCCAGTGGTGGCGGGAGGCGCGGCGGCCGAAGAAGGAGATGGTCGCCGCGCACCTGGTGAACCTGGCCTGGAACGGCCTGTCACACCTGGAGGCGAAGCCGGAACTGCTCACCCGGAAAACGCGATGACCGCCGCGATCGCGGCGGTCATCGTGGAACCGGCAGGTCTCAGGCGGTGCGACCCTCGCGGACCTGGCGGGGCGCGCCGGCCTTGCCGGGGTCCGCGACCTTGCTGTAGAGGCTGATCGTGATCAGCAGCAGGCCGACCAGGTAGGTGACCACCACGGTGGCGATGCTGTAACCGAAGAAGTTGGCGTCGGTGCGGATGGTGGCCAGCGCGTAGCTGCCCACCACCAGCAGGCCCCAGCCGACCAGCTTGTCGACCTGCACGTCGACGTTGCGGCCGACAGCGGTGCCGAGCAGCACCAGGCCGCCGCCGACCAGCGCGACGATCGAGCCCAGCAGGTTGACGCCCTGGCCGAGCACGTGGTCGGCGGGCTCGCCGCCGAACCCGTCGCCGGCGGTGGCGATCAGGCCGAGGACGCCGAAGACCACCAGGTACGCGCCGGCGACAAAACCGGCCAAGCGGTACATCGGCCGAAGGGGGTGGTTGACCGGAATATGCGCCATGCTGTCCGTCTCCAAGGTCAGGTGTTGTCGTCCCGATTCTCGCGTATCCGCGACAAGCGGCGCAGGCACACCCCCCGGATCAGTTTCCGGGCACCTGCTCGGCCAGCTCCAGCCAGGCCATCTCGACCTCTTCCCGTTCCTGGCGGACGGCCTTGAGCTGGGCTTCCAGCTCTACGATTTTGTCGTAGTCGCTGCCGTGCTCGGCGAGACTCTCATTGATCCTGGCTTCTTTCTCGGTGAGCTTGTCCATCTGGCGTTCCATCCGGGCAAGATCCTTCTTGGCCTGGCGGAGCTCCCCGGCGGACAGGCCCGGCACGGCCGGGGCCGCTTCCCTCCCCGGCGCGACGGGCGCGGCCGGCACGGCACCGTGGATCCGGTCGAGGTACTCGTCGATCCCGCCGGGCAGGTGCACCAGCCGGCCGTCGCCGAACATCCCGTACGCCTGATCGGTGACCCGCTCGACCAGGTACCGGTCGTGACTGGCCACGATCATCGTGCCCGGCCAGGAGTCGAGCAGGTCCTCCAGCGACGCCAGGGTGTCGGTGTCCAGGTCGTTGGTCGGCTCGTCGAGGAGCAGCACGTTCGGCTCGGTGGCCAGCAGGCGCAGCATCTGCAACCGGCGGCGCTCACCACCGGACAGGTCGCTGACCGGCGTCCAGATCCGCTTGTCGGTGAAGCCGAACACCTCGGCCAGCTGACCGGCCGACAGCTCCCGGTCGCCGAGCTGGACGCGCTTGGCGACCTCCTCGACGGCCTCGAGCAGGCGCAGGTGCCCGGGCAGCTCCTTGAGCTCCTGGGAGAGGAAGGCCGGGCGCACCGTGGAGCCGGTGACCAGGCGGCCGCCGTCCGGCTCGGTGATCCCGGCGAGCAACCGCAGCAGGGTGGTCTTGCCGGCCCCGTTGGCGCCCAGGATGGCGATCCGGTCACCGGGGCCGACCTGGAAGGTGAGGTCCCGGAAGATCGGCTTGGGCCCGGCGTTCAGCGTGACCCGCTCCAGGTCGTAGACCTGCTTGCCGAGCCGGGTGGTGGCCAGCCGCTGCAGGCTGACCGTGTCCCGGACCGGCGGCACGTCGGCGATCAGCTCGTTGGCCGCGTCGATCCGGAACTTGGGCTTGGAGGTGCGGGCCGGCGGGCCACGGCGCAGCCAGGCGATCTCCTTGCGGAGCAGGTTCTGCCGGCGGGCCTCGACGGCGGCCGCGACCCGCTGCCGCTCGGCGCGGGCCAGGATCCAGGCGGCGTAACCACCCTCGTACGTGTGCACCTGCTCGTCCACGACCTCCCAGGTCATGGTGCAGACCGCGTCGAGGAACCAGCGGTCGTGGGTGACCACGGCGAGCGCGCCCTTGCGGGTGAGCAGGTGTTTGGCCAGCCAGTCGACGCCGGCCACGTCCAGGTGGTTGGTGGGCTCGTCGAGGATCAGCAGGTCGCTCTCGCGGACCAGCAGGGCGGCGAGCGCGACCCGGCGGCGCTCGCCACCGGACATCGGGCCGACCGGGCTGTCCAGGCCGAGATGACCCATGCCGAGGCCGTCGAGGATGGTGCGCACCCCGGCGTCACCGGCCCACTCGTGCTCGGCGCCCATGCCCTGGGCGAGCCAGGCGGTGCCGAGCACGACGTCGCGCACGGTGGCGTCGGCGGCGAGGTTGAGGGTCTGCGGAAGGGTGGCGACCCGCAGATCACGGCGGTGCGTCACACGTCCGGAGTCCGGCTCCTCGATTTTCGCCAGCATGCGCAGGAGGGTGGACTTGCCCGCCCCGTTCAGGCCGACGATGCCGACGCGGGCGTCGTCGTCCAGGCCGAGGGAGACATCGGTGAGCAGCTGACCGGCGGCGCCGTAACCCTTGTTGACCCGGTCCAGGTTAATGATGTTGGCCACGATGGGACCTAGATTACCCGGGCCCCCGGCTGCGGCCCCCGCGCGGTGATCGCGGCCCGGCAGACGCCGGCCGCGGTGAGCCCGTCGGCGACCCGCTGGGCGTGCGCCGCGTCGGCGGCCAGGAAGACACAGGTGGGGCCGGAGCCGGAGACGAGCCCGGCGATCGCCCCCGCCTCGGCGCCGGCTTTGAGCACGTCGGCGAGCTGCGGGCGGAGCGCCAGGGCGGCCGGTTGCAGGTCGTTGCCGAGGGCGGCGCCGAGCACCTCCGGGTCGCGCTGGCGCAGCGCGGCCATCAGCCGGTCGGCGCTGCCCAGCGGCGGGGGCGGCCAGGAGCCGTCGCGCAGCACGTCGAGCTCGCGGTAGACCGCCGGGGTGGACAGGCCACCGTCGGCAGCGGCGACCACCCAGTGCCAGATGGTCGGGCGGGCCAGGATCGGGCTGACCGCCTCGCCGTGCCCGGTGCCCAGCGCGGTGCCGCCGTGCAGCAGGAACGGCACGTCCGAGCCGAGCTGGGCGCCGACCTCGGCCAGGTCGTCCCGGGACATGCCGAGACCCCAGAGCAGATCGCAGGCGATCAGCGTGGCGGCGGCGTCGGCGCTGCCCCCGGCCAGGCCGCCGGCGAGCGGGATCGCCTTTCTCAGGTGCAATCTCGCGTACGCCGGGACGCGCGCCCGGGCCGCCAGGGCCCGGGCCGCTCGGATGATCAGGTTGGTCTCGTCCAGCTCCAGCTCGCCGGTGCCCTCACCCTCCATGGTGAGCGTGAGCGTGTCGCCGTGCCGGGCGGTGATCTCGTCGAACAGGCTGATCGCGTGGTAGACCGTGTTCAGCTCGTGGTAGCCGTCCGGGCGCAGCGGGCCGACCCCGAGATGCAGGTTGATCTTGGCAGGCACCCGGACCTTGACCGGGCCGCTGTGCGGGCGAGGCTCGTCGTCGTCCGGACCCCAGGCCTCGGTCACGGAGTGAGGTCCCGGATCGGCGGCCGGCTGTCGATCGGCGCGCTCACCACCAGCTCGGGATCCTGTGCCGCGGTCACGAGTCCACCTCCTCGGGCTGTGCGCCGGACGGGCTGAGCTTACCGCCGTACCCTGACGTTTTCGCCGCCGCGGCGATCGCGGCGAACTCCCCCACCGTCAGCGATTCTCCCCTGGCCTGCGGGTTCACCCCGGCCGCCAGCAGGACCCGCTCCGCCGTCGCGGGTCCGCCGGCCCAGCCGGCCAGCGCGGCCCGCAACGTCTTGCGCCGCTGGGCGAACGCCGCGTCCACCACCGCGAAGACGTCGGCCCGCGAGGCGCCGGCCGGCGGCTCCCGGCGGGTGAAGGCGACCAGCCCGGAATCCACGTTGGGCACCGGCCAGAACACCGCGGGCGGGACCTTCCCGGCCGGCTTGGCCTCGGCGTACCAGGCCAGCTTGACCGACGGGATGCCGTACACCTTGGAACCGGGACCGGCGGTGAGCCGGTCGGCGACCTCTTTCTGCACCATCACCAGGCCGCCGCGCAGCGTCGGCAGCTCGGCGAGCAGGTGCAGCACGACCGGGACGGCCACGTTGTAGGGCAGGTTGGCGACCAGCATGGTCGGCGGCGGGTCGAACCGGTCGCCGCCGACCCGCAGCGCGTCGGCCGGGTGCACGGTGAGGTGCGCCGCGGTGACCGTGCCGGGCAGGGCGGCGGCCAGGACCGGGTCGATCTCGACGGCGTGCACGTGCCGGACCGCGCCGACCAGGCCCAGGGTGAGCGAGCCGAGACCGGGGCCGACCTCCAGGGCGACGTCGTCGGGGCGCAGGCCGGCCGCCGCCACGATCCGGCGGATCGTGTTCGGGTCGTGCAAGAAGTTCTGGCCGAGCTTCTTGGTCGGCGCCACGCCCAGGCGGGCAGCGAGTTCCCGGATCTCCGCCGGGCCGAGAAGTCCATCAGCCATGGGAGCAGCCTAGGCGGCCGACTACTCCGCCACCCGGGCGGGCAGTCACTTCCAGGCGCCGAAGACGCGCTCACCGTTCGCCGAGATGCGCGCGCAGAGCTCGTCGGGATCGATGCCGCGGGCCGCGGCGAGAGCCCGCACGGTGATCGGGATCAGATAGGAGGCGTTGGGCCGCCCCCGGTGCGGGGCCGGCGTCAGATACGGCGCGTCCGTCTCCACCATCATCAGCTCGGGCGGGGTGATCGCGGCGGCCTCGCGCAGGTTGCCGGCGCTGGCGAAGGTGATCGTCCCGGCGAAGCTCAGGTAGTAGCCCCGGCGTACGCACTCGGCGGCGAACTCGGCGTCACCGGAGAAGCAGTGCAGCACCACGGTGCCGGGCGCGCCCTCGGAGTCCAGCACGCGCAACACGTCCCGGTGGGCGTCGCGGTCGTGGATGATCAGCGCCTTGCCGTGCCGCTTGGCGATCTGGATGTGCGCCCGGAAGCTGGCCTCCTGCGCGGCCCGGCCCTCGTCGCCGGTGCGGAACGTGTCCATCCCGGTCTCCCCGATGCCGCGCACCCGCGGCCGGCCGGCGAGCTCGTCGATGACCCGCAGCGCCTCGTCCAGGTCGGCGAGCCGAGGCGCCTCGTTGGGATGCAGGGCCACCGCGGCCAGCACCGCCTCGTTGCGCTCGGCCAGCTCGGCGCCCCAGCGCGAGGAGTCCACATCGACACCGACCTGGACCAGCCGGTCGACGCCGTTCTTGGCGGCGGCGGTGATCAGCGCCTGGACCGGGTCGGCGACGCCCTCGGCGCCGCCCGGCACGCCGGCCTCCCGGACCGTCAGGTCGAGGTGGGTGTGGCTGTCGAAGACCGGCACGGCCAGCGGTTCCGGTGCGGGCGGGAACTCTCCCGCCCGGCGCGCGGCCCGGTCCCGGCGGTTCTGCGATGGACTGGGCGACTCGGGGGGCGTAGAAGGCATGTGAGACATTCTGCACGTCGCATGTACCGGTAACCGCACGTTCATCCGGCATCCATCAACGTCACTTAGGTTCACGCACCGTGACCGTGACCGGTGAGGACAGCGAGCTGGGCGCCGACCCGCTCGACCCACCCCTGATGGCACCGCTGCGCCGCGAGCTGACCTGGCAGCACGTGCAGGCGATGAGCCAGTCCGCGGCGTACCGGGACAATGCCACGCTGCGCCGGATCCGGGCGACGGCGGCGGTGCGCCGCGGCACCCGGATGACCAAGATCTTGTCGCCGGCCCAGGTGGCCGGTCACCTCGCCGGCTGGCTGCCCTACGGCTTCTGCTACCGCTCCTGCGACCTCGCGCACCTGACCGGGCCGGAGCAACTCGCCCTGCTGCGCACCGACGGGGCGACCGACGGGCAGGTGGCGTTCGCGCTGCGCTGGCGGGCCACCGACCCGGCCGACTACGAGGTGCCGGCCACACCCGCCCAGCCGGGGCTGGCCGTGCTGCCCGCGCATTCCCGGGTCGGGGCGATGGTGCTGGGCACCGGGTTCACGCCGAGCACCGACGACCTGATCCCGGAGTACGTCACGGCCGGGTTCGCCGATCTGCCGATGCCCGCCAACGCGCAACTGCTGGCGTACGTGCCGGGTGGCGACGAGGTGGTGCTCTACACGTACCAGCCGGAGCAGCACGGGTGGCTGCGGCTGGCCGGGCCACGCTGGCGCGGGCTGCTGGGCGAGCTGCCCGGGGTGAGCCCGGACCGGGAGTACCTGCCCTGCACCGCCGCCGGCACCGCCCGGCTGGTCGGCTCGATCGACGGCAAGGAGTACGAAGCCGTCGCCGACCCGCCCGGCGAGTTCCGGGTGCGGGCGCTGACCCGGGCCGCGCGCTATCCG
This window of the Actinoplanes oblitus genome carries:
- the pth gene encoding aminoacyl-tRNA hydrolase produces the protein MCIRKAVGVSDDAPWLVVGLGNPGREYAGNRHNVGFMVADLLASRLGTKLGRAKRAQAEAGEGRLGFGGPKLVLVKPLTYMNLSGAPVVSLAQFFKVPVAHVIAVHDELDVPFGQVRAKRGGGEGGHNGLRSMSKSLASKDYARVRFGIGRPPGRQDPADYVLADFSSAERKELDFLVDRAADVVEAIVLEGVEWAQNKYHGS
- a CDS encoding 50S ribosomal protein L25/general stress protein Ctc, giving the protein MSEVKISAEPRTEFGKGGARRTRRAGLVPAVLYGHGEAPQHIALPAREFAAAIRHGGMNQIFTIDIAGNPGATLALPKAIQRDPIKDTYEHIDLLIVKRGEKVQVDIPVTLVGEAAKNTLIVHESNTVAVVAEALHLPAELELPIAGLEAGTQLTAGDVQLPQGVELAVDADTVLAIINAAQSVQTAEEDAADAEAAEAAAAE
- a CDS encoding ribose-phosphate diphosphokinase yields the protein MGSIVAENRKSLMLFSGQGFPELAEEIGQVLGVAPTPSDSYEFANGELFVRFKESVRGSDAFVVQSVTEGVNRWVMETLIMIDALKRGSAKRITVVLPFYPYSRQDKKHRGREPISARLVADLLKTAGANRILTVDLHTAQIQGFFDGPVDHLFAMDILAEYVEKKFAGRPMTVVAPDSGRVRVAERWTDRLGGCPLAFIHKTRDPLKPNQVVANRVVGEVEGRVCLIVDDMIDTGGTIAKAADILFDEGAADVIVASTHALLSDPATERLKNSRISELVVTNTLPLAPEKRLDKITVLSIAPLLARAIREVFDDGSVTTLFGGLS
- the glmU gene encoding bifunctional UDP-N-acetylglucosamine diphosphorylase/glucosamine-1-phosphate N-acetyltransferase GlmU, producing the protein MSQAPSRTVVVLAAGEGKRMKSATPKVLQPLLGRTLLGHVLAVSAAIKTDRTLVVVGHKADQVGAFLAEAAPAATPVLQAEQNGTGHAVRIALDAAPELTGTVVVLSGDVPLLRPETVEALLATHERTGAAATVLSAEVAVPGGLGRIVRDAAGNLERIVEAKDASAAELAIREINSGIYAFDAALLREALGKLSTDNAQGEEYLTDVFAILAGQGQPVAIEVAEFAHETLGCNDRAELSRLRVLMRDRVNDAWMRSGVLLLDPATTWIDVTATLEPDAVVDQNCQILGTSSVATGAVVGPDSTLVDTVVAEGATVLRTHAIGAEIGPDASVGPFSYLRPGTRLARKAKVGGFVETKNAVLGEGAKVPHLSYVGDAEIGAKANIGAGTIFANYDGVRKSRTVVGEAAFVGSDSVLIAPVEIGPGAYVAAGSAVVKDVPAGHLGVTRAQQRNIEGWVAMKRPGTVSAEAAERAADITPDQD
- a CDS encoding TetR/AcrR family transcriptional regulator encodes the protein MSGAQRREQLITIGRQLFAERGFDGTSVEEVAARAKVSKPVIYEHFGGKEGLYAVVVDREVRALLERITAALTAGHPRELLEQAALALLDYIEEEPHGFQVLTARQAPVLAPAGTFSSVMNDVAHQVEHILGAEFTRRGLDPRLAELYSQALVGMVALVGQWWREARRPKKEMVAAHLVNLAWNGLSHLEAKPELLTRKTR
- a CDS encoding DUF4383 domain-containing protein encodes the protein MAHIPVNHPLRPMYRLAGFVAGAYLVVFGVLGLIATAGDGFGGEPADHVLGQGVNLLGSIVALVGGGLVLLGTAVGRNVDVQVDKLVGWGLLVVGSYALATIRTDANFFGYSIATVVVTYLVGLLLITISLYSKVADPGKAGAPRQVREGRTA
- a CDS encoding ABC-F family ATP-binding cassette domain-containing protein gives rise to the protein MANIINLDRVNKGYGAAGQLLTDVSLGLDDDARVGIVGLNGAGKSTLLRMLAKIEEPDSGRVTHRRDLRVATLPQTLNLAADATVRDVVLGTAWLAQGMGAEHEWAGDAGVRTILDGLGMGHLGLDSPVGPMSGGERRRVALAALLVRESDLLILDEPTNHLDVAGVDWLAKHLLTRKGALAVVTHDRWFLDAVCTMTWEVVDEQVHTYEGGYAAWILARAERQRVAAAVEARRQNLLRKEIAWLRRGPPARTSKPKFRIDAANELIADVPPVRDTVSLQRLATTRLGKQVYDLERVTLNAGPKPIFRDLTFQVGPGDRIAILGANGAGKTTLLRLLAGITEPDGGRLVTGSTVRPAFLSQELKELPGHLRLLEAVEEVAKRVQLGDRELSAGQLAEVFGFTDKRIWTPVSDLSGGERRRLQMLRLLATEPNVLLLDEPTNDLDTDTLASLEDLLDSWPGTMIVASHDRYLVERVTDQAYGMFGDGRLVHLPGGIDEYLDRIHGAVPAAPVAPGREAAPAVPGLSAGELRQAKKDLARMERQMDKLTEKEARINESLAEHGSDYDKIVELEAQLKAVRQEREEVEMAWLELAEQVPGN
- a CDS encoding 4-(cytidine 5'-diphospho)-2-C-methyl-D-erythritol kinase; this encodes MTEAWGPDDDEPRPHSGPVKVRVPAKINLHLGVGPLRPDGYHELNTVYHAISLFDEITARHGDTLTLTMEGEGTGELELDETNLIIRAARALAARARVPAYARLHLRKAIPLAGGLAGGSADAAATLIACDLLWGLGMSRDDLAEVGAQLGSDVPFLLHGGTALGTGHGEAVSPILARPTIWHWVVAAADGGLSTPAVYRELDVLRDGSWPPPPLGSADRLMAALRQRDPEVLGAALGNDLQPAALALRPQLADVLKAGAEAGAIAGLVSGSGPTCVFLAADAAHAQRVADGLTAAGVCRAAITARGPQPGARVI
- the rsmA gene encoding 16S rRNA (adenine(1518)-N(6)/adenine(1519)-N(6))-dimethyltransferase RsmA, with translation MADGLLGPAEIRELAARLGVAPTKKLGQNFLHDPNTIRRIVAAAGLRPDDVALEVGPGLGSLTLGLVGAVRHVHAVEIDPVLAAALPGTVTAAHLTVHPADALRVGGDRFDPPPTMLVANLPYNVAVPVVLHLLAELPTLRGGLVMVQKEVADRLTAGPGSKVYGIPSVKLAWYAEAKPAGKVPPAVFWPVPNVDSGLVAFTRREPPAGASRADVFAVVDAAFAQRRKTLRAALAGWAGGPATAERVLLAAGVNPQARGESLTVGEFAAIAAAAKTSGYGGKLSPSGAQPEEVDS
- a CDS encoding TatD family hydrolase translates to MSHMPSTPPESPSPSQNRRDRAARRAGEFPPAPEPLAVPVFDSHTHLDLTVREAGVPGGAEGVADPVQALITAAAKNGVDRLVQVGVDVDSSRWGAELAERNEAVLAAVALHPNEAPRLADLDEALRVIDELAGRPRVRGIGETGMDTFRTGDEGRAAQEASFRAHIQIAKRHGKALIIHDRDAHRDVLRVLDSEGAPGTVVLHCFSGDAEFAAECVRRGYYLSFAGTITFASAGNLREAAAITPPELMMVETDAPYLTPAPHRGRPNASYLIPITVRALAAARGIDPDELCARISANGERVFGAWK